The genomic stretch TATTCTAGAAAAAGGATGGAAGAGCTTAAGTCTTTTTCTAACGTTCTTATTGATAGCGGAAGTTTTCGTGCTCCGTACTCGTGGAGTATGGTTGGCAGTTTTTATTTCGGCCTTTGCATTTCTTTTAATGTTTTTCACTTTACGTAAACGCCAATCTTTGGATGTTAAATTTCCTATCAAACAAATTGGGTTGGCTGCGGGTATGGCGGTTGTGCTCTTGATAGCATTGTTTTCTGCAGCTAAAGTGAGCAGTTCTGTTTCTGATACGACTAACTTGGAGAACCGATTTGTTTTTTGGAACAACAGCCTGGAAATGCTGAAAGAAAACCCTGTACTTGGCGTAGGGCCTGGTAACTGGAAAATCAACTTTCCAAAATATGGCTTACAAGGTCTTGAGAATAGTGTGCTCCAAGGGATAACTCATGTTCAGCGACCACACAATGACTATCTATGGGTGCTTACCGAGGCGGGTCCATTGGCGCTTATTTTCTATGTTGGAATTTTTGCTTTAGCTTTTTTACAATTAGCTAAAAGCTTTAAGCAGCCCCTCAATAAAAAGGATTTGACAATAGATATTTCGGTTGGCTTTGGCTTGATGGCATACCTTGTTTTTTCATTAACAGATTTTCCACTTGAACGTACGAGTCATGGGCTTTTGGTGGTTGCTATGCTGGCTTTGGTTTTTAGAAACGTTCAGCTTGATCAGGTTAAGGGATCCAATGTTTCGGCAAGAGCACTTATGGTAATAATATTGGGGCTGGGGGTGTTTTCTACCACGGTTTGTGCTTATCGCTGGCAAGGTGAAAAGGCAAGTGTGAAGGTACTGGACGCCAACTCTCAGCGAAATGCTCAGCGCATGATTCCCGCTGCGGAAGAAGCCCTGAACCCTTACTACAACATGGATAATTTCGCCAACCCAATTCGCTATTACAGCTCTTTAGGCAAGTTAGTGTTGAAAGACATTAATGGTGCTATGCAAGATGGTTTAGAAGCTGTGGATGTGGCCCCTTACAATATTATTGCGCTTAACCAATTAGGCAATGTATACAAGGCCCAAAAGCAAACAGATTTGGCTTTGGAAACTTATGATAAAGCTACCGAAATATCGCCAGTGATGGAAGCTGCGCGCATGAGCTCAGCAGAAATATATTTGGACAAAGGCGATTATATTTCTGCTTATGGCGAAATGAAATATATGTTTAGAAACACCAAAGGGCCGAGGTATCAAAAAATAATGGAAGCCATACTTCCAGCTCTGGTTGGTAATTTTGAAGAGCATGGTGAATATAATTCTTTGGTTCAATACTTACGAAGTAAAAACCCTAAAACACCTGCACAAATGCTTGCCTTTTATCGGGAGTGGAAAAAGCATTAACGGGAGATTTTTAATATAGCTAAAAGTTGAATTAGCTTTTGGTTTTGAGTAAGGAGACCGGCTTTATTATAAAACTTTTTTGCCTCTTCAAATTTTCCGTTTTTGTGATAAAATCGGCCTACCTCCCAGTTTTTGCGAGCTATGGCTTTCTGATAAATTGAATCATCAAACCAAGCTAGTTCGTGGTATTTTGAAATCACATTCACCACGTGCTTTAAATGCTCCAAAATACGAGTGCTCATACCACCAGTCTCTCGGTATTTGGTTAGGGGCTTATCGAGGTGTTTAAATTTTTTGTCGGCTTGCAGCAACCTTAACCATAGGTCAAAATCTTCAGCTCCATGCACAGTTGGATTTTCGCTAAATGGAAATTCTAAAAGTAAGCCAGTTCGAATCACCACAGCCGAAGGCATTAATGGGTTTCCTTTTGTAAGAAGGTCTTCGATTGAGTGAATAGGAAAGATATCCCTGTTTCTATCACGGCTGCCGCCAAAAGTGGTAAAACTGTGATAAATAACATCTGCTTGATTTTTGGTGAGATTGCTGGATATTTCGGCTAGCTTATTTGGAAGCCAAATATCATCGGCATCAATAAAAGCCACCCAAGGGTTTTTAGAAGCACGGATAGCACGGTTACGTGCATTGCCGAGCCCTCCGTTTTCCTGATTTATTAATGTGAAATCTATTTTGGGATTGGCCTTGTTCCACTTTTGTAAAATCTCCGCAGATCTGTCGGTACTTCCATCATTCACGCAAATCACTTCAAAGTGAGGATAAGTTTGGGCAGCGATACTTTGCAGCGTGTCCGCTAAAGTTTTCGCGGCATTGTACACTGGAATTATAATGGAGAAAGTTACACTCAATGTTGAAAGTATTTTTTAGGGAATAACCAGTTTCTGAGCTGCTTGGCAAGCTTGAGCAATCCGGTTGCCCTAATAACAAATCGCACCATCAAAAAGAGGATGTGATACAAAATGCGAGGCAGGAGCCAGGGATAGTATTTTCTGAAAGTAGTGTACAGTTTCCAGTTGGTGCGCACATAGCCCGCATTTCGCTTTTGAAAAAATAAGCTACCAATCCACCATCTAGCTACTATAGCCATGGCTTTATCTGCATTTTCATCACTACCTGGGATGTGCTCACGCAAATAGTTGTTGATGGTAATTATTTCATTGTAAACTTGTCCTGTAGCTCGAGCACGGTGACGCTGCGTGTGCTCATGTACTCTAAAATAGTTGAGGTGCTTAGCGCAAAATGCAAGGTTGCTATGTGTTAATATTTTAGCATAGAGAAACCAGTCTCCGTTGAGTTTCATGGAAGTGTCAGCCATGCCAATATCCATATAAACAGATTTACGGATAATGGCTCCACTAGCATTGGGGATCGGATTATGGAAGTACAACCAGTCTTTCCCTGCTTCCTTCCCTGGTTTTACAAAATCCTTTTCCCACTCTTTAGTTTTATAGATAAACTCCAAATTTTTGGAGTAGCTATTCATTATCTGACTCTCTTCGTTTACCAAATACGTTTGAGCGTAAGCAATACCCACATCAGGGTTATTATCCAAAAGTGGGACTAGCTCTTCCAATAAAGTGGACTCGCAATAGTCATCACTTTCAGCAAACCAAAGATATTCGCCCTTAGCCATCTCCGCACCTTTATTCCATTGAGAAAAAGTGCTACCCGTGTTTTCGGTATTAAAAACGGTTTTGATATTCGGATTTAATCCAGCATATTCATTTATTACCTCACGGCTATTGTCTGGTGATTTATCATCCAATATGATAAGCTCAAAGTCGGTGAAAGTTTGTGCAAGCACACTTTCAATCCTCTGCGGCAAATAGGCTTCGTGGTTATAGTTTGGAATTATTACAGATACTTTGGGCATAGTGGCTAAAGAGGGCAAAATACGTGATTTACAAACAAAGGTTTATGACGTTTTTACGTAATGAGCAAAAAGTTGGCTGAGTTGCTTTCCTGTAAATTTTTCAAGTTGAGTAATGGCAGTTTTATTTAATGTAGAAATCTCGTGATAGTCAATTTCGAAATATCTATCTCCAAGTAGGTTTTTATAACTTCTTCCTTGATCAATGTACTTTTTCCAAAGCTCACGGTTAAAGTTCATATCATTTAGTCGTGGATCATTTACTTCACCTTTTACAGTGTTTCGCTTGGAAAGGCTTTTAGCTACTTCTTCGCAATCACGTGTTACATGTATCACCTTTACATTAGGGAAAAGGCTTAGCCACATATTTAATGTAAATGTATTTCGCGGATCTTTCCATCCCCAAGCTGGAGATTTTAACGCATAACTCAGTTGCTGAAGTTTCCCGTTTATTTTAAAATGTTCATTATATAAAGCTTTCGCAGGAATGGTTTTCCAAAATAATTTTTCTGGTACTTTGGGTTCCAGCCAACTAGCGCTTGCCGCCCATAAAGTCTGTTGGTTGAGACTCAAAAAGTGCATAGCCTCATAATTATGGTCTTTGATAACGCCCATAAAAATTCCGGCCTTTTCAAGTACTTTAGCTACCAAAGAAGTACCGCTTCGGTGCATTCCTATTATGATAATGGGTGATTTAATACGCCAATGATTTTAAAGATTTTTAGAAACAAGACGAAAGTACTATTTCTGCATATACCTAAAACAGGGGGGACGGCAGTAAAAAAAGCGCTGAAGAAAAAATTTAAGCCAAAAGAACTTCAGCTTATTTATGGATTTGAAAACTTTAAAACGGGTGTGCGCGATTTTGCGACAAACAAAAAGAGCTTAGGTATTGGTCATTTTGGGTGGGAACCAGAGATGGAGAACATGTTTAAAGATGCCTTTAAAATCACATTCTTAAGGCATCCTGTTGCTAGAGTTATTTCACACTACTGGCATTTTCAGCGTTCTACTCTTGAGGGTGATCAATATTTGAAAGGGATGAGTTTTGAAGATTTTTTGGAAACATCCTTTGCCCAAGATTGGCAAACAAAAAGATTGGGTGGCGGCTTGTATGACACTTCCCTTACTAGTAAAGCTTGTTTCGAGGAGGCTTTAAAAAACGTGAAGTCTCGTTTCGAATTTGTAGGGATTACCGAAGAGATGGATAAAAGTGCAGCTATTTTAAGCAAAAAACTTTCTATTGATATTGGCGATGTAAAACGAAAAAATGTAAATCCCGAAAAAGCAAAAGAACATGAAATGGCATTAAAATATGAGGCGGTCATTTTAGCGAAAAACCAATATGATTTGCAGCTTTATGAAGCGGGCTTAACTAGGTTAAATTTGTGCTGATACAATCAACCACCTTAATAAGGGCCAACTCTAAAGCTCTTTCCCATAAATCCAATCCTGATCAATAAATACCCCAGGACTATCTCTAAAGCTTGTTAGGCCGGCTCCGTAATAATCTCCTTGAATAACCTTAAAGCTTAAGGCGCGCTCAACCCGGTCGCACTTTATTCCATTAATAAACAAATTGGTAGTAATATAGTAGGAGCCTTCAGCTAATGGAAGCCTATCAAAACGGCACACAGAGCGGCCTTTGGCCGCAACCTGCTGAAAAGGAAAATTAGCCATTTGGTTACTCAGTGAAGTAAGATACTCGCCATTTTCATTAAAAATATTAAGTCTGAAATTTAGATTGGCTATCTCCTGCATTTCGGTTGCTTCATATTCAATTTCTAACGCTGCAGGCTTTCCAGATTGCAAAAGTTCTTCCTGATTCTTCCATTGAAGCTTAGTGATTTTTGCTCCTCCTACACCTTTTCTGTCTGTGCGTAAACCAATGGGTAGCTCCTTGCTCAGGATATCCATGCTTTGAAGGTACGCTGCTGTTATTTCATCAGGACTTCCAACCTGAACAATTTGTCCTTCTTTTAGCCAAATTACTTCATCACATAGTTGGCGTACGGCACTCATATTGTGGCTTACAAACACCACCGTTCGATGATCCTTTGTACTGGCGTCATTCATTTTCTCCAAACATTTTTGCTGAAACGTGGCATCTCCCACTGCCAGTACTTCATCCACCAAAAGTATATCTGGGGTAAGGTTTGCAGCTACAGAAAATGCTAGACGAACGTACATGCCGCTGCTATAGTGTTTTACAGGGGTATCAATAAAATCGGCTACACCGCTAAAATTTATAATATCATCAAACTTGGCTTTTATTTCTGAGCGTGACATCCCAAGGATAGAGCCGTTGAGGAAAATATTTTGCCTACCACTTAGCTCTGGATGAAAGCCTGTGCCAACTTCAAGAAGAGAAGCAACATTTCCGGTAATTTCTACCGAACCAGATGTGGGGTAGGTGATGCGCGAAAGTATTTTTAGAAGGGTAGATTTTCCAGAGCCATTGCTGCCAATTATCCCTGTAATCTTTCCTCGCTTTACTGAATAGCTAACCCCTTGCAGGGCTTTAAACTTTCGTTTATTTCCCCCTTTGTTAATTTCGTATTCCTTTACAAGGTCTTTGATATGTATGCCAAACTCTTCTATCATACAATATCTGCCATTTTTTTATCTGCCTTTACAAAGCTCAATAAACCTATAAAAAGCAATACGGGAGTTATGATAATTGAAAGCCAGGCCATGGTACTAAAATCGGTACCAAACAAAAAACCTCTAAATAGCTCTAGCATTCCAGCCAAAGGATTGAGGTACACTAACCATTGCCACTCTTTACCTAAGAGTGAGACCAGCATAGAAGTAGGGTAAGCTACTGGAGTGAGAAAAAATAATAGCTGAAGAGCAAATGGAATAATTTGCTGTAAATCGCGATATCGTAACGAAATGGCACTAATAGTGAGACCAATACCCAAAGCTCCCATGGCAGTGCCAGCTAAAATAATTGGAAGGAAAAGCAATCCTTTCAAGCTTATATCATAATACAGGCAGGTGCCGATAAGTAAAACAAGTCCAACGGAGTAATCAACAAGTCCTACAAGTGCTTTGGCGGTAGGGATACTTAACCTTGGGAGGTATATTTTTTTCACCATGGCTTGCATGGCTACTATTGCCCCCGCTGACTGTGAAAGCACATAATTGAAGTAATTCCAAAAAATCAAACCGCTTAAAGCAAAGGCTAAAAATGGAATACCATCAGTAGGTATGCCTGCAATTTTGTTGAATAAGACAAATAATGTGGCAAGGCCAAATAGGGGTTGAATGATACTCCAGGCAAAACCCAAATAGGTTTGAGCATAACGGACATAAAGGTCTCTTGAGGCAAATGCTCTAATAAGGGCAGGGCTGCGCCAAAGTTCGGTAAGTGCATTTGAAATACTCGACCCTTTGGACGTAATTATGGTTTTTGTATTACTCTTCAAAATTGATCCCGTATTGCTGAGCAAGAATTCTATTAGGTTCTGCAAAATACTGCCTTAATTGGGTTTCTGCATCCTCAGGTATACTCATGTTACCAACATTCTTATTGGAGGTAAAATCCTTCAAACAGCCATGATAATCTGGTAAGCCTAAAAAACGATACACCTTTTGGATTTCGTCCCATGGGTTTTTGAAGAACCGTTCGTAGTCTAAAACCATCAATTGGTTTTTAGGAAAATGTTCCAACCACCCGTTCAGCTGTTTGGCATAAAGTCCTCGCGATTTGTACGAATACACGGCCTTCGAACTTCCATATTCCAGCTTCTTAGTTTCCAAAATACGCTCATCTTCTTTGTTTAAAGCATCTAAAAAGGATAAATTTTCGGCTCCTCGATTGACGTTCATTTTATAATGTGAAAAAGCACGGCCAATTGGATTCCGCAAGATAGTAATGAGCTTTAGGTTTGGATTGTATTTAAAGGCTCGAGCTGCACAATTTGCATCAAAAAGATAATGAGGTGTTGCTTCCCCCTGCAAGTGATTACGTTTCCATAGGAATCGCTTATGATACCAATTTACTCCTTCGTCATAGTTGAAGTCGAAGTAATGAACCTCTTTTTTTTTAGCAGAATCAATAAGCAAGTGTGCTGTTAAATACTCATAAAGCGAAGTTGTCCCCGACTTTTGGGCACCGATTACCAGGAAGTCAATTTTTCGCTTTTTAAACATGGCTTCGAAAGTAGTCAAGATTTAGGAGATTCTTCCCCACTGCATTTTACGTTTCACTTGGCTGTTAAAGTGTTGTAAAATACCATAATGCTCAGGCTGTCGTAGCTGTGGGTCTTTTTCTAAAAGGGTAATAGCGGCATTTCGGGCTTGTTCCAAAATGGCTCCGTCCTTCATCAGGTCAGCAATGTTGAGGTTTAAAATTCCACTTTGACGTGTTCCCATCAAATCTCCAGGTCCACGAAGCTTCATGTCTACTTCCGAAATTTCAAAACCATCATTGGTTCTTACCATAGTTTTAATCCTTGTTTTGGCATCGCTGCTCAGTTTGTGGCTGGTCATCAAAATACAGAAAGACTGCTCCGCACCACGACCTACTCGTCCACGTAGCTGATGCAGCTGGCTTAAGCCAAATCGCTCAGCACTCTCTATTACCATTACCGATGCATTGGGAACATTCACACCAACCTCTATTACAGTGGTGGCCACCATAATTTGGGTTTCACCTTTGGCAAATCGCTGCATTTCCCACTCTTTGTCAGCGGCTTTCATTTTGCCATGTACAATGCTTACTTGATAATCTGATTTGGGGAAAGCTCGAACAATACTTTCATAGCCATCCTGCAAATCTTTGTAATCCATTTGCTTGGATTCTTCAATTAGGGGGTACACTACATACACCTGTCGGCCTTTGGCAATTTCATCTTTCATAAAACCAAAAACCTTTAGCCTGTTGGAATCATAGCGATGCACCGTGGTTATGGGTTTTCTTCCAGGAGGCAATTCATCAATCACCGAAATATCAAGATTTCCATAAACAGACATGGCCAATGTGCGCGGAATAGGAGTGGCTGTCATGATAAGAATGTGCGGAGGAAGAGTGTTCTTTTTCCAAAGTTGAGCACGTTGGGCTACGCCAAAACGGTGCTGTTCATCAATTACCGCCATGCCCAGATTTTTATACTTCACTTTGTCTTCTATCAAAGCATGGGTGCCAATGAGGATGTTTAGGCTTCCGTCTTCCAATTTGGCATGAAGCTCTCTTCGAGCAGCAGCTTTAGTAGAGCCAGTGAGTAAAGCAATTTCTACTGGTAAATTTTCAACCAACTCTTTCAAACCGTTATAATGCTGGGTGGCTAGTATTTCAGTGGGCGCCATTAGGCAAGCCTGAAAACCATTGTCAATAGCCATCAGCATACACATCAGTGCCACTATGGTTTTGCCACTTCCCACATCTCCTTGTACCAAGCGGTTCATGTGCAGACCATGCATTATATCCTTACGGATTTCCTTTAGTACCTTTTTTTGTGCTCCGGTAAGCTCAAAAGGCAATTCATTATTGTAAAAGTTGTTGAAGTTTTCGCCTAAAGCGGAAAAAGCAAAACCCCGCTGCTTTATCTGGTGTATTTTCTTTTGGCGAATCATATCCAGCTGAAGCATAAAGAACTCGTCAAATTTCAAGCGGTATCTTGCTTTCTCAAGCCGCTCCACATTTTTAGGAAAGTGAACTTCAAAGTAAGAGGCCTCGCGAGGGGCGAGTCCGTTTTCTTTAAGAAATTCTGGGGGGTAGATTTCTGGCAATGCACCTTTGAGCTGTGGAAGCAATGTTTGCGTAAGCTTGGCCAGCGTCCTCGCGTTAATGTTTCTGCCGTTCAGCTTTTCAGTAGAAGGATATACAGGCTGCAATCCTTGTAGCGGACTAGCTTTAAATTCTTCTAATAATTCTATATCAGGATGCGCAAAGTTGTAGCGGTTGTTGAACATACTCGGCTTGGCAAATAGCACATAGGGCTGATTAAGCTTCAGCGAATTTTTGAGCCATTTAACACCCTTAAACCAAACTAATTCTACACTCCCAGTTTCGTCCACAAAGTGAGCGGTAAGCCTTTTGGTACGAGCCGCGCCCACTTCTTCCAATTTGGTGATTTTACCAATTATCTGAACCTCTGTTTCGGTAGAAGAAATTTCATTGATTTTGTAAAACCGACTTCTATCCACATAGCGAAAAGGGAAGAGATTGAGCAAATCACGATAGGTGAAAATGCGCAATTCTTTCTTCAGCAGATCAGCCTTGGCCGGACCTACTCCCTTTAAATATTCTATGGGTGTTTGAAGGATTTGCATAGATGGTCAAAAATAGGAAGAGCAATGGAATGGAGGATGTTGGAAAAATGTTGTTTTCCACATTATCATCTTTACTACAAAAGCTAAATTTAGCCACATGAAAATTAGATTTTGCTTTTTATTCCTTTTGGGTGCTATTAGATTTCTTATTGCCCAGTCAATAGATTTCACCCATCTCCATGTTTCTCTCGAACTAGATACAAACAAAAGCGCTGTCTATGGCAAGGTTCAGTTAGCTTTTAAAGCGGACACTACAACTGATTCTATTTACTTGAATGGCGTGAATATGGAGTTTGAAAAAGTGACGGTAAATAATGCAGAGGTGAAATATGCTTCAGATAACAAAGGTATTTGGCTGTGGCCAGAAGAGCTGTTAGATTCCAATTCTATTTCTATAAAATACACCGCTCACCCGCGAAGAGGAATGTTTTTTATTGGCTGGAATGATGAAACGGGGCTAAGCCGCAGGCAAGTTTGGACGCAAGGCCAAGGGATAGACAATCGCCACTGGGTACCACATTTTGATGAACAAACGGACAAACTAATTACCGAGATTGAAGTGCTTTTTGATAGCAAGTACGAGGTGATTTCGAATGGCTCCTTGGTTTCAAAGGAAGAAGAAGGCGATCAAATTCGCTGGCATTATAAAATGGCTAAACCACACAGTAGCTACCTTATGATGTTGGCAATTGGGAAATACGCTTTGAGGAAAACCGTGAGCAAATCAGGTGTTTCGCTTTGGCAATATTATTACCCCGATAGGGAGGAAGATTACAAGTGGTACTATTATAAAAATGAAGAGATCTTCAATTTTCTGGAAAAGGAAATAGGCGTGCCTTATCCATGGGAAAACTACAAGCAAGTGCCCGTTCAGGACTTTCAGCATGGGGCGATGGAAAATACCACGGCCACCATTTTTGGCGATTTCTTTTTGGTGGATGAGGTAGCTTTTAACGATAGAAACTACACCTACGTGAATGCCCACGAACTGGCGCATCAGTGGTTTGGCAATTTGGTGACAGCCACAGGTAGTGACGAACATTGGTTGCACGAAGGTTTTGCAACATATTACCAATGGCTTTCAGAGAAGCACTTGTATGGTCAAGACTTTTTTGACTGGGAGCGATACAAAGCCGCTCAAATGGTTTTTGAAGCTTCAAAAATTGATACGGTGCCTTTGGGAAGTGGAAAAGCGGGTTCAGCTCGGTTTTATCAAAAAGGGGCTTGGGTGCTTTATATGCTGAGCGAAAGTTTGGGTAAAGAAAAGTTTGATAAGGTTATTAAATACTATTTGGAGCAAAATGCTTTTGGGTTGGTCACCACGGATTCTTTGAATAGTGCGATTCAACAGGTTGCTGGAACAGATTATTCTTACTTTTTTCAAAAATGGGTTTACTCTTCGGGCGAACCAGCAGCAAAAGTAACCTCAAAGGTCAAAGAAGATGGTGTAATGGTTTTTAATCATACAAGTGATTCATACTTGAATATGTTTTTTGATATGAAGCTTGCGATTGAAGGTCAGGAACCATCGAAAAATGAACTATGGCTGATTACAGATAGTGCTAGTACGGAGTTTACATCTATGCCGGGTCAAAATCATAGATGCAAATACTGGATTGTCAATCCTAATATGCACGTATTAGCTGATATAACAGAAAACAAGCCAATTGAATATTTACAAATTCAATACGAGGAATCATTGGCGCTACTTGATAGGTATTATGCTGTGAGAAATGCAGAGCAGCATTCTCTTGAAGAAAAAGAAACCTTTTTGATAGAGGTTACAAAAAACGAAAGCGAGTTTTTCTCGGTACGAGCAGAAGCCCTTAAACAATTGGTAGAAGCCAATTACCCAAAATCAGATGAACTGCTTTTGCTGGCTTTGCAAAGCAAAGATGTGCAACTTCAAAAAGAAGCAATTAAGCTTGTAAAGAATCCAGAAGGGAAATTAATGAAAGCTGTGGCTGAATTGCGAAAAGGTGATTCTTATGAATTACGCGAAAGCGCAATAAATACAAGTATAGCAGGAGCTGACCCAAAAGAAAATGCATGGCTAAACGATGAGTTTTGGATGGAAAACCCAGGGGTACCGGATAATAAAATAGCGGTGGTCGTTCTGCTTTATCGCACGGCTATTTTTCAAGATAAAGAAGCTTTACAGGATTTGATTGATTACACTTCTTCGGGCTATGATTTTTTAACGCGCATCAATGCCATGCAAGCTTTGGGAGCATTACAGTATTTTGATGATGAGGTTGCGGCCAATTATTTTGATGCACTTTTTAGTCTAAACCGAACTTTAAGCCGAAATGCCAGACAAAATTTAAATGCCAATTATTCTACAGAATCGGGCAAGGAGGTGATTGATAAATATGTTGAAAGCCAAATGAATGTTTGGGATGATTTCCAGAAACGCTTGGTCAACCGTACATTTGGCCTAAATCTCGAATAATGCAGTCGCGCTACGCACGTTTTTTTCAGTTCATAATTATACTTGGCGATTTGCTCCTGCTGAATGGTTGCTACCTTTTGGCGGTGGCTTTCCGTTTTGATGAGCTTAAGCTTCAAAATACCGAGTATTACGACTATTATGTGCAGCTGGCGGTATTCTTCAATTTTTCATGGGTGCTTCTTGCTTTCTTATTTCGCACCTACGATATGCACCGAACGATGGAGCCACGAAAGGCTACATCCAAAGTGCTGAATGTATTCTTCATTCATCTCTTTATACTCTTGCTCTTATTGGTAAGTCTCAAAAAAGACGAGTACTCGCGATTATTCCTCACGTATTTTTACATTGCTTTTTTTGTGAGTGTGCTTCCCTGGCGATTTTATTTTCTGCGCTTTTTACGTGCTTATCGCAAAAGGGGATCTCACTTTAGACCTGTTTTGCTTTTAGGTTCTGGAGCAGGTTTGTTACGGTTTTACAAAGCTGTAGAATCCCATCCAGAGTATGGTTTGGCCATAAGCGGTTATTTTTCAGATTCTCCCATTGAAGGCATTCCCACCAAGGGTAGGGAAGAAGATGTGTTGGCTTTTTTGAAAAAGAATGAGGTGGACGAAATATTTTGTGCCTACCCATCGGGAGATCCGAGGCTTTTAAAGTGGCTGCATTTTGCTGATGAAAATTTGATTCGTTTCCGAATTGTGCCAGACCTGGGAGTGGAACACGCCACAGGAGTAGAAATTGATTTTTACCACGATGTGCCGATTTTAGTGCAACGTAAAGAACCGCTAGAGTATTTGCACAGCAGACTTTTAAAGCGTTTTGGGGATATTACTTTTTCTCTATTTGTAATATTCACAATCTTCCCATGGCTATTTTCGATATTGATTGTTGGTGTAAAGCTTTCTGGAAAAGGACCGGTATTTTTTAAGCAAAAGCGAACAGGGCTCAAGGATGGTGCTTTTACTATTTATAAGTTTAGGAGTATGGTGGTAAATGAAGCTGCGGATTCGCTTCAGGCTACGGTAGGCGATGCGCGAGTGACGTCCTTTGGGCGTTTTATGCGCACGCATAATCTTGACGAGTTGCCTCAGTTTTTTAATGTATTGAAAGGAGAAATGTCTGTAGTAGGGCCAAGACCGCACATGTTGGCACATACCGAAAAATATACAGCACTAATTGATAAATACATGGTGCGCCATTTTGCTAAACCAGGAATTACCGGATTGGCGCAGGTAAGTGGATACAGAGGGGAAACCCGAACTACGGAAGAGATGGAAGCTCGTGTAAAAACAGATGTGTACTACATTGAAAATTGGTCTGTGCTATTAGATGTG from Owenweeksia hongkongensis DSM 17368 encodes the following:
- a CDS encoding sulfotransferase family protein, yielding MTTFEAMFKKRKIDFLVIGAQKSGTTSLYEYLTAHLLIDSAKKKEVHYFDFNYDEGVNWYHKRFLWKRNHLQGEATPHYLFDANCAARAFKYNPNLKLITILRNPIGRAFSHYKMNVNRGAENLSFLDALNKEDERILETKKLEYGSSKAVYSYKSRGLYAKQLNGWLEHFPKNQLMVLDYERFFKNPWDEIQKVYRFLGLPDYHGCLKDFTSNKNVGNMSIPEDAETQLRQYFAEPNRILAQQYGINFEE
- the recG gene encoding ATP-dependent DNA helicase RecG, giving the protein MQILQTPIEYLKGVGPAKADLLKKELRIFTYRDLLNLFPFRYVDRSRFYKINEISSTETEVQIIGKITKLEEVGAARTKRLTAHFVDETGSVELVWFKGVKWLKNSLKLNQPYVLFAKPSMFNNRYNFAHPDIELLEEFKASPLQGLQPVYPSTEKLNGRNINARTLAKLTQTLLPQLKGALPEIYPPEFLKENGLAPREASYFEVHFPKNVERLEKARYRLKFDEFFMLQLDMIRQKKIHQIKQRGFAFSALGENFNNFYNNELPFELTGAQKKVLKEIRKDIMHGLHMNRLVQGDVGSGKTIVALMCMLMAIDNGFQACLMAPTEILATQHYNGLKELVENLPVEIALLTGSTKAAARRELHAKLEDGSLNILIGTHALIEDKVKYKNLGMAVIDEQHRFGVAQRAQLWKKNTLPPHILIMTATPIPRTLAMSVYGNLDISVIDELPPGRKPITTVHRYDSNRLKVFGFMKDEIAKGRQVYVVYPLIEESKQMDYKDLQDGYESIVRAFPKSDYQVSIVHGKMKAADKEWEMQRFAKGETQIMVATTVIEVGVNVPNASVMVIESAERFGLSQLHQLRGRVGRGAEQSFCILMTSHKLSSDAKTRIKTMVRTNDGFEISEVDMKLRGPGDLMGTRQSGILNLNIADLMKDGAILEQARNAAITLLEKDPQLRQPEHYGILQHFNSQVKRKMQWGRIS
- a CDS encoding M1 family aminopeptidase, whose protein sequence is MKIRFCFLFLLGAIRFLIAQSIDFTHLHVSLELDTNKSAVYGKVQLAFKADTTTDSIYLNGVNMEFEKVTVNNAEVKYASDNKGIWLWPEELLDSNSISIKYTAHPRRGMFFIGWNDETGLSRRQVWTQGQGIDNRHWVPHFDEQTDKLITEIEVLFDSKYEVISNGSLVSKEEEGDQIRWHYKMAKPHSSYLMMLAIGKYALRKTVSKSGVSLWQYYYPDREEDYKWYYYKNEEIFNFLEKEIGVPYPWENYKQVPVQDFQHGAMENTTATIFGDFFLVDEVAFNDRNYTYVNAHELAHQWFGNLVTATGSDEHWLHEGFATYYQWLSEKHLYGQDFFDWERYKAAQMVFEASKIDTVPLGSGKAGSARFYQKGAWVLYMLSESLGKEKFDKVIKYYLEQNAFGLVTTDSLNSAIQQVAGTDYSYFFQKWVYSSGEPAAKVTSKVKEDGVMVFNHTSDSYLNMFFDMKLAIEGQEPSKNELWLITDSASTEFTSMPGQNHRCKYWIVNPNMHVLADITENKPIEYLQIQYEESLALLDRYYAVRNAEQHSLEEKETFLIEVTKNESEFFSVRAEALKQLVEANYPKSDELLLLALQSKDVQLQKEAIKLVKNPEGKLMKAVAELRKGDSYELRESAINTSIAGADPKENAWLNDEFWMENPGVPDNKIAVVVLLYRTAIFQDKEALQDLIDYTSSGYDFLTRINAMQALGALQYFDDEVAANYFDALFSLNRTLSRNARQNLNANYSTESGKEVIDKYVESQMNVWDDFQKRLVNRTFGLNLE
- a CDS encoding undecaprenyl-phosphate glucose phosphotransferase, which produces MQSRYARFFQFIIILGDLLLLNGCYLLAVAFRFDELKLQNTEYYDYYVQLAVFFNFSWVLLAFLFRTYDMHRTMEPRKATSKVLNVFFIHLFILLLLLVSLKKDEYSRLFLTYFYIAFFVSVLPWRFYFLRFLRAYRKRGSHFRPVLLLGSGAGLLRFYKAVESHPEYGLAISGYFSDSPIEGIPTKGREEDVLAFLKKNEVDEIFCAYPSGDPRLLKWLHFADENLIRFRIVPDLGVEHATGVEIDFYHDVPILVQRKEPLEYLHSRLLKRFGDITFSLFVIFTIFPWLFSILIVGVKLSGKGPVFFKQKRTGLKDGAFTIYKFRSMVVNEAADSLQATVGDARVTSFGRFMRTHNLDELPQFFNVLKGEMSVVGPRPHMLAHTEKYTALIDKYMVRHFAKPGITGLAQVSGYRGETRTTEEMEARVKTDVYYIENWSVLLDVKIIGLTIFSTLKGSSE